The Anolis carolinensis isolate JA03-04 chromosome 2, rAnoCar3.1.pri, whole genome shotgun sequence genome contains the following window.
cagttagctggagcggtatctatttatctactcacatttgcatgttttcgaactgctaggttggcagaagctggagcaaccgcgggcgctcactccgggattcgaacctgggacctttcggtcagcaagttcagcagcccagcagtttaacccactgcaccccaATGGCAGCTGTCCCCCTGCCCCCAGCATGCCTGTAACCAGGATCATTTTTCTGCCTGTTGTCTActattgtttcttcctttcctggaaaTTCCAGATACTGGAAGATGACGGCTCCTGGACCAGCCCCAGCCCGTGGACAATTACTTTCAGTAAAGttgctctaggtcagtggttctcaacctggggtccccagatgtttttggcctacaattcccagaaatcccactcattttaccagctgttaggatttctgggagttgaaggccaaaaacatctggggaccccaggttgagaaccactgctctaggtgaaTAGTTACTGCTTGGGTTAATGTACTCCACGCAGTCCTTGCTTTCCTCCTAACCCATTATACAAGGCCCAGTGTGGGTTAGTTCTATTAtgctttgatttctttcttttaaaaaaatccacattcaCTGCCAAAAAGTGCTTATGATCCAcggttaaaataaacagtttaaatcaGTACAATGACTCCAGATTGACTCAGTTTGCATAAGCTTATTTCCAATTTCTTTGCTGGCATTAAGCCCACAAAGAGATTTTTTGGTCACGGAGCAATGGGATAGCCAGAGAAAAGCTTTAGGCATAGAGCTAGTGTGGTCCAGGGAACAGCAGGATGGACAGAACGTGaacaaaaataaatgcaaaaatggaaaaaggagtggggaaataatttttaaaaaaccaagaagagaagaaagaaggttAAGTCTTTAAAGGACAAGAAAGGCCTATAAAAGTTGCTTTCATTGCAGTCTGAGGCTTGCCTACACCAGCAAAAGAAAATCCACCTATTTCTATTCTAGTGCTGTCGGAACAGACAACATATAGCCGTTTTAACAGAGACAGTACTTATTTTAGGCtttaatgcaattttttaaaacacagttcttGGTCCACAGTTTCCAGCAAAAGATTTTTATATGTGTCCATCTGGATTCAGATGGCTTTGAGACAATtaaaagaacattttttaaatgttcagtgTTACTTGCTGTGTTGTATATGTATTTTGGCATTAACACAGTTGGTTCCATTTATTGTTCTGTTAAGAATAATAATTACCCTTACCctttatggttttagtgtttactgaAATTGCTCCTCTGCCCCTATTTTTGATCGcccttatacctcctaggagccctattcagagttctacgcaattttaccctctgaatgtttagttattattattgtcttggttttaattctgttgatgtgttttatctatatatataaaagggtaatgaaattttggcctaggacaaaacaacaaaactacacatcccagaaacactaaacttggcagcacaacccctcatccatgcctctacgttcatacaacaaaaagaaaagaaaaataaagtcttaattagagggagaggaataattgtttttatccaattgctgccagttagaaggctaagctctgcccacttggtctccttgcaacccactcagcccaggggacaggcagagttaggcctcacttaggcctcttccacagattatcttattttaactggattatatggcagtgtagactcaaggcccttccacacagctatataacccatttataatggagttaatgtcaggggaaaacaattaccctttaccttacctaccaccaattcctcaatactttatttcccataccaccagactttgccacagcaacgcgtggccgggcatagctagttgttttatacagttataatgttttaacttgtgttcttgggcttgtccccatgtgagccgcccgagcccctttggggagatagaggcaggatacaaaaataaagttattattattattgacacaacgacatagtatgacacagcaaacaagatagatatgctggattttgtatcacaaaatcacaagtcgaacacttcccaagtgtttaggactgtgtgaaatATTTTTGGATCATGCGTGcggatcccagtaaggtggccttttgcagttgacagattgtaattttgtcaatgttttttgtttccaaatgctgggtgagatcttttggcacagcacccagtgtgccgattaccaccgggaccacctgtactggtttatgccagagtctttgcagtgtgatcttgaggtcctggtagatattattattattattattattattattattattattattattattattattattattattattatgacacagctaacaagatagatatgctggatttcgaatttataataataataataataataataataataataataataataataataatatcaataatagcaATGGGGTTGccacagtcatgtctgactctgggggttggttctcatctccatttctaaaccaaagagccggcgttatccatagacacctccaaggtcatgtggccagcatgacggcatggagaaATTGCTTTTTCCAAGAAAGAAGAAGGGATTCACTcctctctttttctgtttttccttctcACCCCCCCTCCCCTGCTGAGCTTCTGGTTTGCATTCTCTTGCAATATTCTTAAATGAAAATGGATCTAACGGGAGAGGGAGAGTGTGTGTCAATAATGAGAGATGTTGCCGCGATGTCAATGGCTTCAGAGAGAAAGATGTGATGCTGATCTGAATTTGGGGAGGGGAAATGTGTGGCTATTAATACAACTTCAGTGCAGTATATTACAAATAGGCACTAATGATGTGAACCCAGGACGGAATAATCTGAATTGCGCTGGTGTACACAAGGTACAGAGAGAAACCACTGGTGAGAGAGATGTGCTAGAAACAAAGGGACAGAGTTCCCATCAAAACTACTCAGCTGAGGAAGTGGTTGAACGTGGCTCTGAGGTGGCACAAAACCTATTCGATTAAATTTGCTCTCATGACCAATCACAGAACTAATAATACAATTCTGGTGCTTTTCTCTGACACGTGTGCATATATACTATGGGTaaaaattagtacagtagagtctcacttatcctagctaaacgggccggcagaagcttggataagtgaatatcttggataataaggagggattaaggaaaagcctattaaacatcaaattaggttatgattttacaaattaagctccaaaacatcatgctatacaacaaattttacagaaaaggtagttcaatacacagtaatgctatgtagtaattcctgtatttacgaatttagcaccaaaatatcacgatgtattgaaaacattgacgacaaaaatgcgttggataatccagaatgttggataagcaagactctactgtactcatctGTATATATCTGTGCATATATACTATGGGAAAAAATTAGTAATATAAATCCTATAAATGCATAtcaatgcagtcatgtcagccacatgaccttggaggtgtctacggacaacactggctctttggcttagaaatggagatgaacatcaaccccagagtcggacatgactaggcttaatgtcaggggaaacctttacctttttttatttattattattattattattattattattattattattattattatttgcataacCATGTTCCCAATTCGCTCCATGATTCTAAGATCAAGAAGAGATTTTACAGGCATATTTAGTTATGGAGTTTGTCAAGGGATGTAGCAGACAGGGCAGAAGACAGGAAGGGAGGGAATTGTAGTGAAACCACATCGAATGCACAGCTAATGGCCAGTTTAGTGGAGCTGACTGTGGACGCTGGTTGTGTGTAGTCAAAGATCCTTGCAGTACAAAGATAGAGAGAATTGTGTCAACTATGattctaggagcctccggtggcctaggggataaaagcctagtgacttgaaggttgggttgctgacctgaaagctgccaggttcgaatcccacccggggagagtgtggatgagctccctctattagctccagctccatgcagggacatgagagaagcctctcacaaggatggtaaaaacatcaaaacatctgggcgtcccctgggcaacgtccttgcagacggccaattctctcactccagaagcaactccggttgctcctgacacgaaaaaaacaacacaaaaaaacTATGATTTTGAAGATATAATCATTATTTTGCTTTGTCAGACAGAATTGATGCTCTTATGTTTTAATATTACATTGTCAAAGCTTCTGACATTTTCCTAGTGTGCTGGGACAATGTTCATGGCCACGTTTTTGGTACTGCTGATTTATTAATATAGATTTATTACTATATTTGTACTGCAGAGATCTCTGACCACACAACGTGGGGTGCCAaagcaacctctctctctctctctctcacacacacatacagatagcACTCTTGAGTAGTTTAACATGCTTTTGTAGCAATGCTCAGCATTCTATCAATGGTGGCTGATGGATCCCATTTCAGTAGAGAAATTGTTCTGGATTCTACTCCCAATGTTAAAGGGAGACACCTAaagtacaagtacagtagagtctcacttatccaacataaacgggccggcagaacgttggataagcgaatatgttggataataaggagagattaaggagaagcccattaaacatcaaattaggttatgattttagaaattaagcaccaaaacatcatgttatacaacaaatttgacagaaaaagtaattcaataggcagtaatgctacgtagcaatgactgtatttacgaatttagcaccaaaatatcacaatatattgaaaacattgactacaaaaatgcattggataatccagaacgttggataagcgaatgttggataagtgagactctactgtactttaggtATTTTGAAGTGAGAGTTTTATGCATAGAGTTTTCCATGCATAGcccttttaaaattcagactaacatGTGAAACAGATTCACTGTTCCACTAACATGAAAGTCATCAGAGGAATCTCTGGAATCTAGCATTGAAAATAACTCTTACCTTGTCCGGTTTTTGAGGATGGGTAACTTTGTGAAAAGGCAGGTACCACTGCTCCTCTGATGAGCATATCCATTTATAAACATCTTTTCCAGAAAattgactacagtgttccctcacttatcgtgaggACCACccgaaataagtgaaaatccgcaaagtagggacactaaggggcccctggtggcacagtgttttaaagtgctgggctgctgaacttgcagaccaaaaggtgccaggttcaaatcccgggagcggaatgagcgcccgctgttagccccagctcctgccaacctagcagttcgaaaatatgtaaatgtgagtagatcaataggttctgctccggcgggaaggtaacggcgctccatgcagtcatgccggccacatgacctggagatgtctatggacaacgctggctcttcggcttagaaatggagatgagcaccaacccccagagtcggtcacgactggacttaaagtcaggggaaacctttacttttaccttagggacactatacttattttaatatttatacattattttagtagttatacactattttaagtcgtTATCCTTCATTCCTCACCGTTGGTTACATTAGCTAGGGCTAACAAACATCTTATGCCCTCTAATAAAAGCCCCAAGAGGTCATTGTAAGTTGCACAAGGCAACCTTTCACATTAGgctcccgctcagtaaaaccagTGGTAATGGAAGCTAGGAGTGGTAATCCAAAATGCCTGAAGGACAGAAGATTAGGAAAGGCTGGCATCAGAAACATATTATGCATCAGCCTTCTGTTTGTATGAAATCTGACTGGATGAGAAGAAAGTGAATGCCAATGTTGAATAACTCCCTGTTGTGCCAGATTTCCCTGTATTCTAAGTAAGTATTAGGAGCGTCATGAGAGGAAGCAAAATATGAAAAAGGACACATTtccatttttatataattttctattattgtgAAATTGCTATGAGACGCTCTTAAACTCAGCCCAGTTTAGGTCAGATATGGTGTAgcataggggtccccaaactttttaaacaaagggccagttcacaatccttcgaaccgttggagggctggactatagtaacaacaacaacaacaacaacaacaacaatcaaaaagagggttggaagagaccccttgggccatttagtctaatccccttctgcctttgtgcaccaaaagcacaagcaaagcacccctgacagatggccacccagcctcaatgttaataataataataataataataataataataataataataataataagggttggaagagaccccttgggtcatttagcccaacccccttctgcccttgtgccgtgggggccagataaatggcttcgatgggccgcatccggcccctgggccttagtttggggacccctggtgtagcaGATGGAgttcaaattacaactcccatcagcccaagGGAAGTATGAcaaggaatgttgggagttgcagttcaacgaATGATCAGGAGGGCCACCTGTCTCACTGTGCTGGCTTAGTGATGCCTTTGTAAGTCTGAAATCAGCCCCTGCTCACCATCAATGGGTGCTTCTGGATCCCACACCGACCATAGCTGGACGAGGAAGAAAGGGGCCCAGCAGAAGACATAGGTCAGCACAATGACTAATGTCATCTTCAGAGTCTTGGTCAAAGCACACGATATGGGGGAAGACCCACGCAGACTTCCCCTGCCCTTCAGCGCTCCTTCCGGCCCCAGATGAAGGCTGCGGTGGACCTCGTGGAAGATCATGCCCTGGCAAGTGGCAATGAAGACAGTGGGCAGGATGAAGACCATCAGGGTTACCCACGTAACATAGGCTCGGGCACCCCAGGGCTCAGCAAAGGTGGCCCAGCACTCGTGAGCCCCGCTGGGCAGTTCCACTTTGGAGAAAATGAAGAGCTGAGGAAGGCTGAAGAGAAAGGAAGCAGTCCAGGCCACCATCACCGGCCGGTACCAAGTGCCCGGGCCCCTCCGGAAAACCAGCATGGGCTGGCAAATGGCTCGGTGTCGGTCATACGTCATGGCCACAATGACATAGGATGAGGCGAACATGCCAACCACTTGCAGATACGTGATGGCACGGCACAGGATGTCAGGGCCCTGGAAGCGGTCTGTAATGTCCCAGATGAGCTGCGGGAGAACCTGGAAGAGGGCCACAGTCAGGTCGGCCAGGCAGAGGTGGAGGATGAAGCGGTGCATTGGGGTGGGAGCAGCCCTGTGGCCCCGGAGGAACAAGGCTCCCAGCACCAGTCCATTGCTCAGCGTGGCTAGCAGGAAGATGGAGGCCAAGATGGCAATCTCCGCTTGGGCCAGGGCTACATCCCGGTCatcagaaaggaggagagaagcattGGATGCAGTGGGGCCAGCCAGCGTCACAGACAAGTTCAACCCTTGTGTCTGCAAAAGAAGTATGTATGAGAGAAAGAGCAACAGAATGAGAGCAGCCAAATGTGAAAAAGTATAATATTTTAAAGACATAATCATGTTACTCTGGAATACCTGTATGCAAAGGGAGCTTTCAGTGAATTTGGTTCTAGTTGGAAGAAAGAACTTCATAATGTAAActttcataggtaaaggtaaaggttttcccctgacgttaagtccagtcgtgaccgactcgggggtttggtgctcatctccatttctaagccgaagagccggcgttgtccgtagacacctccaaggtcatgtggccagcatgactgcatggagcgccgttaccttcctgccggagcagtacctattgatctactcacattggcaagttttcgaactgctacgttggtagaaactggagctaacagcgggcgctcactccgctcccaggatttgaacctgggacctttcggtctgcaagttcagcagctcagtgctttaacacacttcgccactccGCTACTCTGGAATACCTGTATGCAAAGGGGGCTTGCAGTAAATTTGGTGCTTGTTGGAAGAAAGAACTTCATAATGTAAGCTTTCTGAGACTTAAGTCTATTTCATCAGGtgcatggagtgaagtgcctAGGAATAGACCTTTACGAGCAGGCTATATGTATGAATAGCAACAGCAaatatttggccccttctacactgccctatatcccaggatcttatcccagattacctgctttaaactgtattctatgagtctacacagccagataatctgggataagaagataatctgggatcagatcctgggatctgtgtggaaggggcctttgtgaGAAAGACTGAAGCCCCTTTTAGCTGTGTGTTCCACCTTCTTTTGCCATCATGATTACAGTATGATTCTGCCTGACCTTATATgtcttggttttcatctgtgaaatatgagATGGTATGTTTCCATAGCATATCACtatctgtgatccaccctggatgctgctttttaaaaaaggaaaaacaatccTGTGCTCATTTGGGGATACTGGGTTGAGACCCATTGCGTGGAAAAAGCAGCAGGCAATTAACAAGAAGCTAAGAGCCCCCTCTCATTTAAGAGAGAAAATCTgcatataacaacagcaacagcaacaacaacaacaaccacaaccctGATTATTTCCCAAATGGGTCCCCACGATATCTTGTTTCACCATAAATTGCTTCAAAAAAAGTTCTAATTACTTTGCACATTGATTGCTGTATGCTATATTCCCTTAGGTCAGCTGGATTCCGTACTGCAACCATTTTCAATGTGACTTGTAACTCATAACATCAGGTGGATCACATATTGTGTGCGAGATCTATTCTTTACccactatgccagtggttctcaaccttcctaataccacGGCCCCATAATACAGTTCCTcttgttgtggtgactcccaaccaaaaaattatttttgttgctacttcataattgtaattttgctgctgttatgaatcataatgtaaatatctgatatgcaggaagtattttcatttactggaccaaatttggcacaaatacccaatatgcccaaatttgaatactagtggggttggggggattgactttgtcatttgggagttgtagttgatgggatttatagttcacctgcaatcaaagagcattctgaactccaccaacgatggaattgcgccaaacttggcacaccgaaCTCCCATAAACAACAGGAAATattagaagggtttggtgggcattgatcttgaattttggagttgtagttcacctacatccagagagcactgtggactcaaacaatgatggatctggaccaaacttggcatgaatactcaatatgcactggtggagtttggggaaaattgaccttgacatttgggagttgtagttcacctataatcaaagagaaatattgtggtctttggtgaccctctGATATCCCCttgagaccccccccccaggggtcccaacccccaggttgagaaacgctgcactATGCTATTTGCAATGATgattaaaaaaacaacccatTGTCTGCAAGAGACCTTAATGCTTCTGTGtggtaggaaaaaaggaagaagatttTGCAGGGAGGGTTGCCACTGGCTTTAGCTGAATGTGGTTAGTTAGAAAGCAGTATGAATGGAAAAGACAGGCTAATTTGACAGATTAAAATTGGAACGTGGATGGCCAAGGCAAatcagagtgtagtcaagatggcTCAAGTTATTAATTGAAGAAGAACATACAAGTAAGAAGCACTGgatatttgcttttgcttgagcatACTGGAAAAGACAACTTTCCCACTCCTCTCTCCTGTTCTCACACTGCACTGAGTGCAAAATACTGTTGACTTTGAAGCCAATTTGTGGAAAATGAAGTGCTGGAGATAAGAGTGGGAGTAAGTTAAAGAAACTAAGAACTTTAACAGCAGCCAAAAAGTGAAATGACAGAGAATTAATCTGGGACAGCTGGAAAGCATGCAAAATACTCTACTTCTGTAAGCCCCATCACTCTAGTGATGTAACAGGTTTAAACATTTACCTTGTTGGGTTGTTTTGAGTCTTCCgggctgcatgaccatgttctagaagcattctctcctgatgtttcacccacatctatggcaggtatcctcagaggttgaggaaaccatgaaaatcaacaaaatctggctaccagtattaaaaaaaaccctctaaaatcagaacagtaaataaagagcaagactcaaaacAAAGGGGAATTTCGGACAGGAATCAATtagagccagctaatacctcccaataaagg
Protein-coding sequences here:
- the avpr2 gene encoding vasopressin V2 receptor yields the protein MDDKTQGLNLSVTLAGPTASNASLLLSDDRDVALAQAEIAILASIFLLATLSNGLVLGALFLRGHRAAPTPMHRFILHLCLADLTVALFQVLPQLIWDITDRFQGPDILCRAITYLQVVGMFASSYVIVAMTYDRHRAICQPMLVFRRGPGTWYRPVMVAWTASFLFSLPQLFIFSKVELPSGAHECWATFAEPWGARAYVTWVTLMVFILPTVFIATCQGMIFHEVHRSLHLGPEGALKGRGSLRGSSPISCALTKTLKMTLVIVLTYVFCWAPFFLVQLWSVWDPEAPIDGPAFTLLMLVASLNSCTNPWVYAAFSSSISNELCRIFCPRLARQRMGSLREDSVLTASFSLGRDTLS